From the Sphingomonas brevis genome, the window GAAGCGATTTGAATCGTTCGTCGCCATGCAAAGACAGAAGGAAGGGATCGCTGGCCAGATAGACCAGGCCCGAGTCTCCCACGCTTAGCGCATGCATGAGCACATCCAGCGCCTCGGAACGCTTGCCCCACTGCGCCAAAATCTGCGCTTGCTGGTAAAGGCCGTTGTCGCCCTCCTCACGGCGGAGCAATTCAAGCTCCCGCGCGGCAACAGCCATATCCTTGCGCCGAATTGCGACAATTGCCCGCCCCGGAATTGCCAGTAGCGCAACGCCTTCGGCTCCAAACTCGCGGGCGGCATTGTCGATCTGCCCCAGCATCAACTGGGCATTGCCGATGTCGCCGTGGACTCCGCCCAGCTTGGGATTGAGCTCGAGCGCGCGACGGGCAGCGACAATTGCGCCCGTATAATCGCCGGAAGCGAAGCGTATGCGTCCCTGTGTCTTGAACAGGCTGGGATTGAGCGGGTCCAGCGCCTGCGCCCGTTCGATCGCCGCGGTAGCCTGGTCGAACTGGCGACGGCGAGCGCGATAGAGCGCGCACAAGCTCTGCACCTCGGCGCTTCCTCCGCCAAGTTCGAGTGCCCGACGATAGGGACCGTCGGCCGCGCCAATATCCAGCATCCCGTAAAAGAGGGCGTAGCCGAGCGCCGCATGTCCTTCGGGAAATTGGCCGGCATTGGCGATCGCCAGCCGGGCCTCGTCGACCGCTTGACCGTAAAGCCGCCGGCGTTCGCCTGCCTGGGCGTATTGGTTGGCGATTACCGCCAGCGCCCGTGAGCGGGCGGCATGGGCAGCTGCATAGTCCGGGTCATGCCCGATGGCGTTGGTGAATTCGCCGAGTGCGGCACGGTCGCTGGCTTCGTCGCGCTGGGAATCGAACAATTCCTTGCCGCGGAGATAGGAATCGAACGCCGCGACGCTTGTTGTGCCGCCGCTTCGCTCGGTCGGTTCCTTGCCGGCGCTGCCTAACTGGGCCGCAAGCGCCGACCCGACCGCGTCTGCCACTTCTGACTGGAGGTCGAGCAAATTGGCCATCGGCCGATCGAATGTCCGGGACCATTTGCTGAACCCTGACTTGCCGTCGATAAGCTCGACACCGATCCGTAATTGCCCGCCCGCGGCGCGGATGTTGCCGTCGAGCACATTGGCAACCCTCAGCTTGCGAGCGATCGCCGGAGCATTTTCATCACGGTCCCGAAAAGCATTGGAAGATGCCTGGCCGACGACGCTGAGCAGCGAGTTTCGAGAAAGCCTGGACCGAAGCTCGGCGGCCAAGCCGTCCGATAGATATTGCTGGCGAGGATCGCCGCTCAAATTCTCGAACGGCAGGACGGCTATGCTGTTGGCATCCGCCTTGCCTGGCGCGATCAGGGTGCGCCAGGCGGCAAAGCCGCCCCCGACCACCGCCACGGCTGCACCAGCGGCCAGCGCCGATCGACGGTTGATTCGTGGCAGGCGGCTGACTGGGCCGACCTCAACCGGATCCCGGCCCATGATGTCGGTAATCGCCCGGAGCGCGCGTTGCATGGCGGGATTGCCGGCCTTGGGCCCGCCGCGCGAAATGTCGATGCACTGGAACTGGCGAAATCCCAGTGGAGGCTCGCACCCGTCGAGCGATAGCGGGACAAGCCGGTGACGGTCCCGGGCCCAGCTGGCCTCATCCTGCACCCATGCAGATTCGACCGATTGCCTGGACCAAAGGACAACCACGGCACGGGCACCTTCAAGCGCCTTGCTGATCAGGGTTCCGAACCGTTCTCCGCCGGGGATCAGGCCGTCCCACCAGACATGGAAGCCCGCGCGATCGAGCAAGTCGATAATTGCCGTGGCGGCCCGTTCGTCAGAGCGACAGTAGCTGACGAAGACATAGTCCTCCCCAGGTCCGGCTCCTTCGATGGCGTGCGGATCCATGCCGAATGTGCCCCCCACCCCGCGCACCGACGGAGCAGCGCAATCCTAAGCGCCGTGGTTCGGCTTGTCATCCTTGGGTGCGGCGGGGTTACCGATGGCCATCAGTTGAGCGAGGCGCGCCTTGAACCGGCCCAGTTCCTCGCCCGCCAGCAACGCCTGGCTGGCGAAGCGGACACTCAGCGGATTGACCGCCACCCCGTTGCGGTAAACTTCATAGTGGAGGTGAGCTCCGGTCGACAGGCCGCTGGTGCCGACATAACCGAGCAGTTGGCCCTGACGAACGAAGCTGCCGGGCGCGACCACGATCCGGCTCATATGGCTGTAGCTGCTGCCCATGCCGCCGGCATGAGCCAGCCGGACCTGCTCGCCATAGCCGCCCGCCCAGCCGGCACGGCTGACCTGCCCGTCTGCGGCCGCGACGATCGGCGCTCCATAATGGGCGCCGAAGTCGATGCCCTTATGCATCCGGGCGAAATGCAGGATCGGATGGAAGCGAATGCCAAAGCCCGAGGTGATTGGCGCCGACACCGGCCAGGCCATGGTCGCAACCTGGCGGCCCGCGCCATTGGTGTCGATCCAGTCGGTCCGGCCGCCGATCGCCCACTTCATCAATCTTACCGGCTGTGCCCCGGCGCGATCAATTCCGGCGTAAAGCAGCGGACCTTCCTGGCTCTCGCCGGTCGAGGCGCGACGGTTGGCAATGACCAGATCGAATTGATCGTTGGGCCCGACCTGGCTCCCGACGTCGATTTGTGTGGCAAGCGCGCGAAGATAGTCGCCGGCGGCTTGCGGCGAGACGCCGGATGCGCGGAGCGCCCAGTAGAGGCCGTCGCCGACCCGCCCGCGAATACGCAAGGGGGTATTGTCCACCGCGATGCGGCCGGTCGACAACTGCAGGCCGTCCGTGCCGGCGGTCAGTGCGACATTCAGGTCAAGGCCGGCGCGAAAGGCGATGCGCTCGATCGGCCGCACGCCGCTCGGCGAGCGGCGCCCCAAGGTTAGAGCAATACTGGTTCCTGGGGCGACTCCCGCCGGAAGAGCTTCGGAAATCAATTTGGCGGCAGTGCCGGCATCGGCGAAGGACGCGCCCGATCGGCGCAGCAGGGCGGCAATATTGTCACCGGCGCCGAGGCGCGCGAACAAATCGATCGACGGCCGCTCAGGCGCCTGGGCGAGAGGCTCGACCAGCGCGCTGGACGCCATGCGTCCACCAGTGCCGGAACCGGACCCGAGCGGAGCGATCGCCATTTCCCGAAATTGCTCCGCTTCCGTCGCTTCAATCCGATCGCCCAACCCGGCAGGCAGCGGCTCGAACGGATTTGGCGCGATGAGGGCAAGCGCGGCACAAAGCAGGCTCAGGGTCGCGACGCCACGCCACCAACGCAGTGACATGGGCTCGTCGGCGAGATCGACGATCAGGTCGATGTCGCGCCAGCTTTTCCGGCGCCTCCCGAAGACAGGAGCAGGGCCGTTGACGACCGCAAAGGCCGCTTCATTCCGCCACTGTGCACGCATATCGAGCAAGTCCGCCCCCCGCTCAGGGTTTCTTGCCGTCCGTCATGGTTAAAAGAGGTTAAGGTCCAATAAACGGCGCCGGACGCAACTGGCCGAAATGCCGCTTGCGCTTCCGAGCCGAAGTGCCAAATTGCAGTGCATGGCAGCGCGCGGTGACGGCCTAGTCCGGGCCATTCTTGGTCCCACCAACACCGGCAAGACTTACTTGGCGATCGAGCGGATGTGCGCCCATTCGTCCGGGGTCATCGGCTTCCCGCTGCGTCTCCTGGCCCGCGAAGTCTACGACCGCGTTATCCAGATCAAAGGCGCCAATCAGGTCGCGCTGATCACCGGCGAAGAGCGGATCGTCCCCCAGGGTGCGCGCTACTTCCTCTGCACGGCGGAAAGCATGCCGGTTCAGGGAGACAGGGGCGACGATCCCGATTCCGGGCGGGACTTCGCCTTCGCCGCGATCGATGAAGCTCAGCTCGGGATCGATCCCGAGCGCGGTCATGTGTTCACCGACCGGATGCTGCGCGCCAGGGGTCGCGAGGAGACGCTGATTCTTGGCTCCGACACGTTGAAGCCGCTTATTCGGAAACTGCTGCCCGAAGCCGAGATCGTCAGCCGGCCGCGCTTCTCGACCTTGCGTTACGCGGGGGCAGCCAAGCTGTCGCGCCTGCCGCCGAGATCCGCCGTGGTCGCCTTCTCCGCCGAGCAAGTCTATGCGCTGGCCGAGATGTTGCGTCGCTTCAAAGGCGGCGCGGCCGTGGTGATGGGCGCCCTCTCGCCTGCCACTCGCAATGCCCAGGTTGCCATGTTCCAGCGTGGCGAGGTCGACTATCTCGTCGCCACCGATGCGATCGGCATGGGCCTCAATATGGATGTGTCCCACGTCGCCTTCGCCGGACTGGAAAAGTTCGACGGTCGCCGCGATCGCCGACTGACCATCGCCGAAATGGCTCAGATCGCCGGACGCGCCGGACGCCACCAGCGCGACGGCAGCTTTGGAACGCTCGGCTTGGGCGGTGAAACTGCACCCGAGTTCAGCGAGGAAGAGGTCAATGCGATCGAGGAGCATCGCTTTCGCCCGCTCGACCATCTTTACTGGCGCAGCGCCGAGCTCGACTACACCAGCGTGACCGAGCTGATCTCCAGCCTCGAGGTGCGGAGCGACGATCCGCTCCTCCGGCCTGCGCCGCTGGCGATCGACCTTGCCGTGCTGAAGTTGCTGGCCGAGGACCCGTCAATCGCCGCGACCAAGGGCGGCAAGGCGCGCAAGCTGTGGGCCGTGTGCGGCCTGCCGGATTTCCGCAAGGTCGGTCCGATGCACCACGCACGGATGATCCGCCGGCTATTTTCCTATGTCGGCGAAGGCGGGCACATCCCGCACGAATGGTTTGCCGCCGAAGTCGCCCGGCTCGACAATGTTGCCGGCGATATCGAAGCGCTGGCCGATCGGCTCGCCGGCATTCGCAGCTGGGCCTACATCGCCCAGCGCTCCGACTGGCTCGCCGATCCTGCCAAATGGGCCGAGCGGACTCGCGCGGTCGAGGCGCGCCTGAGTGACGCGCTGCACGAACGTCTGACCCAGCGGTTCGTCGACCGGCGCACCGCGGTGCTGGTCCGCGACATCGGTGCCAGAGGCGCCGACGCCCTGCCAGTGACCGTCGCGGCAGACGGCGAGGTCAGCGTCGGGCCGGAGCCAATCGGCCATCTCGCCGGATTTGAGTTCCGGGTCGATCCGACTGCGCGCCTGGCAGACAAGAGATTGCTGCTGGCCGCAGCCGAACGGCGCCTGGGCGAGGAGCTGGACCGCCGTGCCGCGAAACTCTGCGAAGCCCCGGACGTCGACTTCCAGCTGGTCGAGGAAGGCGGATCCGGGCTGGCCATCGGTTGGGAAGGCCATATCCTGGCGCGCCTTGCTCCTGGCCGGTCTCTGCTTGAGCCGGCAGTTCGAACCGCGCGGGCGCTCGACCGGCTGTCGGCGGAGCGTCGCACCAAGCTGCGTGGCAGGCTGGAGCGGTGGATAGAGAGCCAGGTGAGCCGGCATCTCCCGGCGCTGAAGGCGTTGGCGAATTCGGCCGCGGACCGCGGGGCCAGTCCAGGCATTCGTGCCTTGTCGGCGATGCTGGTCGACGCGGGCGGGCATCTGCCACGCCGCTCGATCGCATCCCAATTGGCTCAACTGGACAAGGCGGATCGCCATTCGCTGCATCGGCTCAGAGTGCGGCTTGGAGCGCTCGACGTCTATGTCCAGTCGTTGCTGAAGCCCGCCGCTCAGCAGTGGCGCGGAGCATTGTTGGCGGTCCGTTCCGGCCAGCCAATGCCGCGCCTGCCGCAGCCCTCGGCGGCGACTCTCGATGGCAGCGCGGACCCGCGCGGCGCGGCGCTCGCATTCCGCCGCATCGGCAATGACTGGCTGAGGATCGACCTGGCCGACCGGCTGGCCAGCCACGCCCATCAGGTCCGCCAGCACGGCGGCGAAGACCCGGTCGACCGGGCGTTCGCCACCAGCCTCGGCCTCGACGAGGCGACCATCCGTCATTTGATGGCAGAGATCGGCTTCGTCCCGTCAGGCGAAGCCTGGGCCTGGCGTGGCCATCGCCGACCACGGCAACGGACTACTCCGCAGCCGCGCCCGGGCAGCGCCTTCGCCGCGCTGGCCGGCCTCAAGCGGTAGGTGCGGCTCGACCGCTATCTGTTTTTCATCCGGCTGCTGAAGAGCCGCACATTGGCGCAGGCACTGATCGGGGAAGGTCATGTCCGTGTCGACGGCAAACGGGTCGGCAAGGTTTCCGAGGACATCCGCATCGGCCAGGTCATCGCACTGCCCTTGCACGGTCAGGTTCACATCATCCGCGTCACCGGCCTGCCCACCCGGCGAGGCCCGCCGCCGGAAGCCCGGCGTCATTATGAGGAGATTGAAGCCGAGCGTTGACTGGGGCACCGTCGCAACCTAGCGACTGCAGTGGAAAAGGGAGCTTGTTAACATGACTTACGTCGTCACCGACGCATGCATCCGCTGCAAGTATATGGACTGCGTCGAAGTGTGTCCGGTCGACTGTTTCTACGAGGGCGAGAATATGCTCGCCATCAATCCCAACGAATGCATCGACTGCGGTGTATGCGAGCCTGAATGCCCGGCGGAGGCGATCCTGCCCGACACGGAGGGCGGCCTCGAGAAGTGGCTCGAGCTCAATTCGACATTCTCGGCGCAATGGCCCAACGTCACACGAAAGAATGAGCAGACCCCCGCCGATGCCGATGAGCACAAGGGCGAAGAGGGCAAGTACGACAAATATTTCTCGCCGGAGCCCGGCAAGGGCGACTGAATATAGCTCTCATCGCAGCCGCGCCTGCGCTTCCCGAATTATTGTATTGAGTTAATAATTCTGGTGCAAAAAGGGGAGGGCTCACCGGGCACGAAGGATAAATGAATGAGCGTGACGGCACTGACTACTGCAATAGCGGTGGCGGCTACGCCTTTACCCGGCGGCGAAGCGCCGGCGCCAAACGCTGCATTCAGCTTCGCATTGACCGCGTTGGATCAGGCCCCGATCAAGGTCGAACCCGCCGCCGGATCGATTGAAGTACCGCCGCCGATCGTACCGGCCAATTCGACGGAACCGTCACCGTCCAACCAAGCCGCGCAAGCGGCGGAGCCTGAAACCGGCGCACCGGCGTTACCTGCCCAACCCGAATCTCGGGCCCTTCCATCCGCCATGGGCCAGACGGACATCGTGGTTACCGGCCGGCG encodes:
- a CDS encoding TIR domain-containing protein; protein product: MDPHAIEGAGPGEDYVFVSYCRSDERAATAIIDLLDRAGFHVWWDGLIPGGERFGTLISKALEGARAVVVLWSRQSVESAWVQDEASWARDRHRLVPLSLDGCEPPLGFRQFQCIDISRGGPKAGNPAMQRALRAITDIMGRDPVEVGPVSRLPRINRRSALAAGAAVAVVGGGFAAWRTLIAPGKADANSIAVLPFENLSGDPRQQYLSDGLAAELRSRLSRNSLLSVVGQASSNAFRDRDENAPAIARKLRVANVLDGNIRAAGGQLRIGVELIDGKSGFSKWSRTFDRPMANLLDLQSEVADAVGSALAAQLGSAGKEPTERSGGTTSVAAFDSYLRGKELFDSQRDEASDRAALGEFTNAIGHDPDYAAAHAARSRALAVIANQYAQAGERRRLYGQAVDEARLAIANAGQFPEGHAALGYALFYGMLDIGAADGPYRRALELGGGSAEVQSLCALYRARRRQFDQATAAIERAQALDPLNPSLFKTQGRIRFASGDYTGAIVAARRALELNPKLGGVHGDIGNAQLMLGQIDNAAREFGAEGVALLAIPGRAIVAIRRKDMAVAARELELLRREEGDNGLYQQAQILAQWGKRSEALDVLMHALSVGDSGLVYLASDPFLLSLHGDERFKSLLRQLHFV
- the fdxA gene encoding ferredoxin FdxA; the protein is MTYVVTDACIRCKYMDCVEVCPVDCFYEGENMLAINPNECIDCGVCEPECPAEAILPDTEGGLEKWLELNSTFSAQWPNVTRKNEQTPADADEHKGEEGKYDKYFSPEPGKGD
- a CDS encoding M23 family metallopeptidase; the encoded protein is MRAQWRNEAAFAVVNGPAPVFGRRRKSWRDIDLIVDLADEPMSLRWWRGVATLSLLCAALALIAPNPFEPLPAGLGDRIEATEAEQFREMAIAPLGSGSGTGGRMASSALVEPLAQAPERPSIDLFARLGAGDNIAALLRRSGASFADAGTAAKLISEALPAGVAPGTSIALTLGRRSPSGVRPIERIAFRAGLDLNVALTAGTDGLQLSTGRIAVDNTPLRIRGRVGDGLYWALRASGVSPQAAGDYLRALATQIDVGSQVGPNDQFDLVIANRRASTGESQEGPLLYAGIDRAGAQPVRLMKWAIGGRTDWIDTNGAGRQVATMAWPVSAPITSGFGIRFHPILHFARMHKGIDFGAHYGAPIVAAADGQVSRAGWAGGYGEQVRLAHAGGMGSSYSHMSRIVVAPGSFVRQGQLLGYVGTSGLSTGAHLHYEVYRNGVAVNPLSVRFASQALLAGEELGRFKARLAQLMAIGNPAAPKDDKPNHGA
- a CDS encoding RNA-binding S4 domain-containing protein, which produces MRLDRYLFFIRLLKSRTLAQALIGEGHVRVDGKRVGKVSEDIRIGQVIALPLHGQVHIIRVTGLPTRRGPPPEARRHYEEIEAER
- a CDS encoding helicase-related protein, whose product is MAARGDGLVRAILGPTNTGKTYLAIERMCAHSSGVIGFPLRLLAREVYDRVIQIKGANQVALITGEERIVPQGARYFLCTAESMPVQGDRGDDPDSGRDFAFAAIDEAQLGIDPERGHVFTDRMLRARGREETLILGSDTLKPLIRKLLPEAEIVSRPRFSTLRYAGAAKLSRLPPRSAVVAFSAEQVYALAEMLRRFKGGAAVVMGALSPATRNAQVAMFQRGEVDYLVATDAIGMGLNMDVSHVAFAGLEKFDGRRDRRLTIAEMAQIAGRAGRHQRDGSFGTLGLGGETAPEFSEEEVNAIEEHRFRPLDHLYWRSAELDYTSVTELISSLEVRSDDPLLRPAPLAIDLAVLKLLAEDPSIAATKGGKARKLWAVCGLPDFRKVGPMHHARMIRRLFSYVGEGGHIPHEWFAAEVARLDNVAGDIEALADRLAGIRSWAYIAQRSDWLADPAKWAERTRAVEARLSDALHERLTQRFVDRRTAVLVRDIGARGADALPVTVAADGEVSVGPEPIGHLAGFEFRVDPTARLADKRLLLAAAERRLGEELDRRAAKLCEAPDVDFQLVEEGGSGLAIGWEGHILARLAPGRSLLEPAVRTARALDRLSAERRTKLRGRLERWIESQVSRHLPALKALANSAADRGASPGIRALSAMLVDAGGHLPRRSIASQLAQLDKADRHSLHRLRVRLGALDVYVQSLLKPAAQQWRGALLAVRSGQPMPRLPQPSAATLDGSADPRGAALAFRRIGNDWLRIDLADRLASHAHQVRQHGGEDPVDRAFATSLGLDEATIRHLMAEIGFVPSGEAWAWRGHRRPRQRTTPQPRPGSAFAALAGLKR